A window of Fusarium falciforme chromosome 1, complete sequence genomic DNA:
cgccgagATTTCCCAAGTTGATCGCGCTGCTGAGGGACAGGGTTGAGATGTTGATGGGAGCACGGGTCCGGGGCTCTTCGGCTTCTGGTTCGGCCGTGACGGCAGGCAAGGCCGTACCAGCGTCTGCAGTTGCGTCGGGTGCTAGGTCACCAAGGTTGAGCGAATTGGAGCCCCCAGTAGGCTGAGCGGGTGCGGGTGCTGCTGCGTCGTtggatggcgatggcccCAGAACGATGTTGCTCTCCATGACGGGGATGGCGGGGGCAGACGTGGCAGCTGGTGTCTCGGTCGTCGGGACTGCTTCGGTAGTGTCGTTGGGGACGCTGGCGACCTCGGTGGTTGATTCTTTCGCGGCTGTTGTCGATACCTTGGAGCTGGCGGTCGACTCCTTGGCCGATGCAGTTGATTCCTGGGCTGGTGCAGTCGATTCCTGAGCAGATGTTGCTGACTCCTTGGCAGATGTCGCCGACTCCTCAGTGGAGGATGATTCTTCAACGCGGGACTGGGCCAGAGGGTCCTCAGAGAATGTCGTCGTCGGGAGGGCGCTTTCAGCGATGGGGATAGTGGTGACGCCTGGTCCCGCTGTCTTGTTATCCTCAGCGCTGTCTGCTGGTGCCTGCACAGTCTGGATGAGAGTAACGGGAGGCTTCGCCTAGTCAGCATATAATGCTTAAGCATCAGAGAGGGGACTTACGGGAGCTTCGCCAGCGACAGTGATCGTCTCGGTCACAGGCGGCTGTGGCACGGGCTGGGTGACGACATCGACAACGGTGATAGGGGAGACCTCGACAATGGTGATGGGTGAAACTTCGACAACAGTAAACGGCTGGGCAACCTTTTGTCTGTGAGCAGAATTTGAATACTTGGATGACACAACATACAGCTGAAGTGATAGTCTCGGTGACAGTGATGGGAGGCTGGAGTCGCTCGTTAGCAAAGCTTCAACATGAGTTTCTAGCAAAGCAACTCACAGGTGCCGCGGCGACttcggtgatggtgatgggaggCGCATTGATCGTAACGGTTTCAGCCGGCGCGTTGATGGTGACGGTAACGGCGGGCGGGTTGATGGTCACAGTGACggtctcggcggcggcgacggcatcGTTCTGGGCAGTCTGAACGATGACCTGGGTCTCGGTCACTTTCTCGGTGGTGGTCTCGGTGACGTAGGAGAGCCGGAGTCTACATGAGTGTTAGTCTCATGAACGATGTTATCGCAACTTGCCATACCCTTCAAACTTGGGAGCGGCGGGCTCTTCAACAGCCTGTCTCTTCCTGAAAGACCTATGTCCAAACCTCCCACTAGTGGCGGCCTAAGAGAGTGTCAGTTGTCGATCTTTACGGGTGGTGCAAGTTGGAGAACCCACCTGCGCAACCTGGACAGAGGCGAGCCATAGGCCCCAAGCCACCAGCCTCATATCgattatttctttagaaGGGTATCTCAgacgcaacgcaacgcaacgcTCGGGTTAAAAGAATGACACAACAGTCCAGCCGTTGGGATGTTTTTGTTGACGAGGGGTTACAAAGGCAGGTGAATATTTTGAACGAGTGACTGAGGGAAGAGGGGAAACTATCCCGACGCAGGCATTAAACACAAGTCGACAAGGCACTGGGCCAAAGTTGAAACAGTTGCCCGCGGCAGATGAGAAGAGAATACGGCACAAAAAAGATTGGCGAAGGGGGGTCCTAGCCCGAAAGACACGCGACGTGACAGATCAACGAGGGGGTTTTCTCAACAGCCGAAGGAGAGACGGGCATGaggggaaagaagaagagttcTCAacgggagagagagagaggagagagggaaaaTGGGACGATTTGCATGGCTTAATCGCCAAGGCCAGGGTCGCATTTTTTACTGATTCTGGAATCGGCGACTGAGGCTCAAACCGTCCCGAGGTATGGATTGAAAGCTAGGGTGTGGGTTGGGTTCAGGGGGTTCAAAGGGGGGGGAGCCTGAGACGGCGCGGCGACGGGTGAAGCGGTGGACTCGGTGATGGTGCCATTTAGTTTATGGTAGCGGAGGGGCCTAGATTTTCTTGAAATACAAGAAGGACTTGACTCAAGGCGTCAAGTTGTGTGAAATTGAATTGTCGATATCAACTTGATATCATCTGTTGGAGCAAGACGAGATGATGACGGTTGTAGGCGACAATCTGATACCACCATCCTTCAACAAGTCAAACACCAGATGAAGACAATACAGTCTCACCAAGAGTTTTGACAAGCGCCTTCAGACCCAAGACTCTGGGCacgcgctgctgctgcaggaACGCAACGCATACGCATCCTACCGAGATTGTGGGCTTTGCTTCTTGTACCTGTCAAAAAGAACGTGTTCGGCAAGTCTTCCGCTGTGGCTGAGgtgggaaaaaaaaaaaaaccctgTCTATGCTTAAGAGACGGCGGCTCGAAAATTCTCCGTCAATGGCGAGACGGAAGTGAAACCTCCCTGGTTCATTGGGCGCATTGACTTGGATGGAGCTAAGCCTTGGCGGGCAGAGATGGAAAATGACCAGGAGAAGAAGTAAAGGGAGAGAGCGCGTAAAGTGCCTTTTGACCGTGGCTTGGCCGCTGAGGTTCCTGTAGATCCGAGCAAGCCGTGGATCGCCAAACGATAAACTCGATCGGTTTGCCCTTTTTGAGACGGTTTAATTCCGACAAAGCGTGTACCTTTCCGCGTGGAAACACGTGGCGGGGTACTTCTGTCTTGTTGCGCCCGATGATGGGATAACTTCATCGACGTCATCACTCAGGGTCCAAGACATTCACCAACAGAATGCGACATTGTTTGCTCAACGTCAATGATAAACATGACATGCTTGACTTGTCTTGATGCGAATGCGAGTGCGACTCTTGAGGTTATTTATTCTCAAATGAGTTGCACTCTTTGATGAAATGGGAGTTGCACCATTCAAGCATCTTTAGCAGTCAATATGACGGTCGTACACGTCCTTGACAACTACTACCTAGGCATCACCGCCATTATAACGGTCGCCTATCAACTCTTTTTCTTCGCCATAGCCTTTACCTTGAAATTCGACAAACTGACAGGTAAATCCACCATTCCCTTAAAAACACAGCTACTCACATCACCCAGACTTTGCCGGAGGAACCAACTTTGCCCTCCTAGccatcctcaccctctccTTCAGCGGCCACCACCGCGCCCGTCAAATCGTATCCTCCCTCTTTCTAATAGTCTGGGCCCTCCGCCTCTccggcttcctcctcttccgcaTCCTCAAGACGGGCAAGGATGACCGCTTCGACGACAAGCGCGACAAGTTTTTCCCGTTTCTCGGCTTCTGGGTCTTTCAGATGTTTTGGGTCTGGACTGTTTCTCTGCCCGTTACGCTGATCAACTGTCCCAACGTCACGCAATATCGTCAGCATGATTTTGGTACGGGGAGGGATATTGCTGGTGTTGTGTTGTGGACGATTGGATTTGTTATGGAGAGTGTGAGCGATATGCAAAAGTATCGGTTTAGGAAGACGCATAATGGGACCGATGTTTGCAACAAGGGCTTCTTTGCCTATTCACGACACCCGAATTACTTTGGAGAAATTATCATGCAGTTTTGTAAGTCCAACTACTTCATCGATCGACCCTTACTGACCAAGTAGCCATCTATATGATTGCCGTATCCTCTGCGGCGGATGGATACGTTGGCGGTCAAGCATACAAGGCCCTTTACGCCTCCATACTAGGCCCCTTCTTtctcaccatcctcctcatgTTTGTCTCTGGCCTCCCTCTTTCTGAACGCTCCAAGGCAAAGTCACGGTATGAAAAGGGAAACAACTGGGAAGGTTACAAGCGATGGCTAGACCGTACCAGCATCCTTATCCCCTTCCCACCACAGCTGTATGACAAGATGCCCATCTTTCTCAAACGGACGCTGTTTCTCGAGTTTCCCATGTACGTGTTTGACCCTGCCAAGCACTCGGATGTGAGCAAGCCAGGTGGTGCGAATGAGGAGAGCCGCGAAGGAAACATACGGGATGGACGTAACGGGGAAAGCGTTGATGGGTTGGTTTAAGCAAGACCGGCATTTATGAGATTTTATGTATTATCAAGAGTGTAGATTTTTTTTGTATATCCACTTCGCATGTATTGCGCCTATAATTCTCCCAAGACTTTACTCCATCAGATTCATGTTGAGATGACAttttctccatctccaaagcATCAACTCCGGTAACTCATCTCACAACCACCAGGTATCTCTAATGCACCACAATCACCTATACACTAAGCTCACCCGCTCAAATCACAACCACCCACAACGGCATCCTCGCTCTTCTTGGGGGGATCGTTGCACCCTCCACTACCCACGAGGTCTCCGGGCTGATCTAGGTCCTCCTGCGTCGTTCCGTAGTCGGTGTAGCCTGATTCCTCAGAGTGAGTCTCGGAACCCTCTGGAATAGGGACCATGGCGCTCTTAGTCCAGATGTGGATGGCACGCTTCCAGTCGAGGCCTTCGAGGCAGCCTCCTTTGACTGAGACGACGTTTTTGGTCTGTGGGTTGGTGAGTCTGGTCCTGTGGTGAGAGTGAGAGGGTTACATACTGGCGTCGAGTGAATGAGACGAGTACCGCAGTTGCGGCAAAAGTAACTGTACAATGTCAATCAATAATGAATTAGGAGATGTAATCTGGACTAGGTACTCACCAGTAGAGTTGATGACCCGATTCAGTTGGTCGACTGAGCCAAGCACATTAGCCTACATATCCAAGTGACTGTAACCTCTGCCTACATACCTGTAACAACTCAACTGATCAGTTTCTGGCAGATTGAATCGAGGAAAGATGGCCGACGTCCCAAAGGCAGAGCCCGTCTGCCGTCGACACGCACTACAGTGGCAGATGTAGAGGGCCAGCGGCTGAGGGAGAGGCGTCTTGAAAGACACGGAACCGCATTGACACCGAGCCTCCATCGTGTATATGTGTGTATGTCGAGAAAAACAAGTGCTGCCAAGTCTCGCCGCGTTGTCGTCTCTTCGTTCCAGAAGCTCAATCGACCAAGAGGTGGAGGCAGTGAAGGCGGGGGTGAGATGACGTTTCAAGTCGCCAATGGATCAAAGGTCCAGGCAGCAAGATATATGAGAATATTAATACAAAAGAAAACAACCAGTCAGTCACTGAATCAAAGAGTCGGTCAATTCTCCAACAGACAAAGCCGTTATCGCTTCGTGAAGCTGCAGAGGATCCGTGACTGACGACGTGTGACGTGACTCACGCCGACCATTGGGCGGGCGAGAGTTGCGCGAAGTCACATGCACAATGCCTGTGCTTACCGCAGGCTTCGTGTGCCTCCGAGTTAGCTGCATTTTTAGCACAGATTATTATCCCGTTCTTGTCTTTATCTCCGGATTGTCGGTGGCCGATGACCGGATGCGGCATTGAGGGATGACGGATTCAGAGTGAATCTGTGTAATTAATGCAAGTTAATAGGTCAATGAGGCAAGAGATCCAATCTGCTAGTGACGCGGTGAGATGTAGTCCGGATGTCGGAGAGAATTGTCTCAATAATTGCTTCAATAACCTATCAACAACTCCACCAATACATATCCCATTACATACAGACGTTAATCATACAGTCATATATCGTACTCACAATGCCAATCTCGAACCTCAACTCCCAAACTAACAATAACAACATCATCTAAGCACCCGCCTGATTCTTCCACGCAACATCACCCTTGATCCATTCCATCCTCTCCTGCACTTTCTCCGTGCACACAACCACAACCCACATGAGtcctccctccctcagctccctctccagcttctcaCACCACAGcatcttgtcctcgtcgctcATCCCCCGCGCCACAACCTCCATCTCAACTCTCTCGAGCCGTCTCATCAAGCCAAGGCCCTCGCCGACCCACCGCCGTGCCGCCTCCGATCGGGGCCCCACCCCTCCGCCCGCCGAGGGTCCGGAGACTGTCGCCGTGCTCGCACCGAGCACCATCTTCATCCGTAAGCCGCGCACCCCCGAGGCCCACTCGCCGCATAGGGCCCGCCATTCCTCCCGGCCCGCGCCGCCGACTACCACATCCCGGGCGAGCACCTCGAGGCGCACGTACCGCAAGGCCGCGCGCTGCCAGGGAGCGAGGGCCCGTGTGAAGGCGCGGGCAGCCCAGAGCCCCGAAGCGAACCAGTTGACAAATACAAACTCGTTCTGCGAAAAGGGGATCAGCCGGGCCTCGTGGTAGATCTGCGAGTTTGCCCGGAGGAGGCTGGTCGGGAGACCGGAAAGTGGGCGGTACGGGGAGAGCAGGCCCCGAGCCTCTATGTCTTCGCCACCGTCGGGCGCCGCCTCGTGGTCGAGGGGCCGGAGGATGTACTGGCAGTGCACGGGGGTGGGATACCACGGCGCGAGCTGGGCATGTCGGACGGGGCTCATGAGGTGAAGCCAGTGGTAAATGTGAAGACGGATCTCGAGcgggagagagaggagggTAAGCTTTCTCTCATGACCCTTCTCCTTTGGGAGATCGGGTACTGAACGGGGCGTCGCATCGTCGCTCGTGATATCCATGTCCAATGATCCGTACAAGAAGTCTTGAGTATGCGGTCGCTCACTGCGACACAATTGATATTCCATCatggcaaagatgatgatggcaagaCAGCAATGAAATGAGCAAACCGAAGCTTCAACGTCAGCTCCTGACGCAAAGGTATATGTAACCGACTCATGCTCCTCGGTCAAAAAACACCAACACACACATCAACCGCACACCGAGAGATAACCGTCGCATTTATTTTGCACCCACCATTTCCCGCCCGTCCTCGTGAGCACTAGCATCCCAGCCATGCGCTGTCAAGAAACGCGGGGAAGCGCGAGCAGTCAAATGGCCTAGCTTCGCGCCATGGACGTTGGAGTGACGACACTGGTTGTGGCCAGAAGGGACCGTCAGCCACAGCAAGGTCAGCTTAGGACGATGGATACCGTACTGTGCTTGGAGGGGTTATCTGGTACGTCCAATTGGGAGCGAATCTGGAGGTGGGAATGACCCAGCATTGGTAACTTTGCGCAATGGCATTGGAATGACCCGCCGTTGGTAACTTTCAGCGAAGGATCTCAGATGGTGTCTTGTTGGAATCTTTAGCAATGAAGCCATTGCTCGTGGCCATGAccgggatggatggcatgcATCTGGATTGATACACGAGAGACGCCAACATGAACAGAATAAACAACCAATGCTAATTCTCTGTTTCCTGCTTTTGGCGACCTGCATACTGTAAAATCAATAGAAAGGAATCTAACCCACCCAAAGTTCTAACCCCCAAAACTCCCATCAGCTATGCACGTCAAAGCTGTCTCTCAAGCGCTAAGCAGCTGTCAGCTTATCTTTCCAAGACCTGAGCTGAATGTACCTTGACCAACTCGTTTTGAAGACTGGCGACTTGCATAGCAGCCTTGACCAAGCCATGCTGTAGTTCCTCGTAATATCACGAATAGATGGCCGCAACCTGTCCAACCATCTCTACATTCCTTGTGCCGGCATATCAAAAGGCGAGGCGTTGATGCCCTGAAGCCCCTTGTACACATCCCTCTTCCGCTCATACTCGACGTTGCGCGGCACCTCAAAGTCTCCCCTCGCCGCAAACCACAGCAGCGTCTCTGGCTCAGCGCCCCTTACTTTTTGCTGGGCCgtcccgtcgtcgtcgtcttcctcctcatcctcatcttcatcctcatcttctagATCCCTGCGTAGACCCGTGCGCACGTTTTCTACGCCTGCCGCCCGCTCTTCTGCCGTGTATACGTCGCTGGCCTCGTCGCGGACGTAGGCCGTCACTCGATCGATCGTCCACTGTCGTAGCTCGTGCCAGATATCCTGAAGATCGTTGATTCCCTCTGGTGTGGCGAGGCGGGCAACTTCCCGACCCTCAATAACGAGTTCTTCCACATCGGGCTCGAGTTTCTTGCGGAGTAGTTGGGTGAGGACGTTTTCTTGGGTTCGGCCAGGGTAGTTTGGTGAAGGATGGATGGCCATGCGGTTAAAGAGCTCCGAGTTCTCGTTAAGACTGTCGAGGACGGTTTGAAGGTTTCGCTGGAGAATCTGGGTCGAGGCTTGAAGGGAGGATCTTGGTAGCGGGTTAGTCATTGCGACTCAGAGAAAGATGCAAGGCGAGAAGCGCACGCTGGTGGTAGTGGATTGCTCCTCATGAGGTCCGCCTTCAAGCTCTGGATGCTACTAGAGAGTTGCGCCAACTTGCTGAGCGTCTGTTCCAGGACCTTgagctcgtcatcgtccaAGGTGTGCGTCCTTGATtcatccatcatgtcgaTACAAAGAAGGCGCCTCTCGGGAGTTGACAATTGCGGTTACAGAGACCCTCTCGATTGCTAAAAAGAACTCGCGATGCAAATAAACACTGCAATAACGATGCGCTGAATGTATCCGTCGACCCCGTATGGGTCTAAACAATTAAGAATGGAGGTTCACGATGCGCGGGGCTCTCCAATGGAAGCTTCAATTAGAAGCGTGTCACCACGCGCAGATGGACCTCACCCTCAGGCAGAGCTCACCTCAGTGCCTGAAGCGCCAGGCACACCCTTCAGCACAAGTCCCGGACACTGCCCGGGATGATGGAGGGGGACCCCTTCTACAACAACGCCCCTGAAGCTTCTAAACCCATCCGCTAGAACGCCTGGACCCTGCTGTGGGCAACAACAACTCCACTTCACCCCAGACTCACACACGTCATGGGTCTATGTTGACATCAACGCCAAAATCACACAATCGCGCTTGTAAGCAGGCCTTGGTTTTGGTTTTTTTTTGCCTCCTGCATGAAAGACGTTTTCCTTCTCTCTTTCTTAGCAGCCGCCGGAGCGAGCGGCCCGCGTATCGCGCGATCGGCCGTGTCGGGCGAGTCAGGCCGACACTCCGGAGATTCGGAGGACGCGGTCTTTGGAGCTCATCATTGGGCTTTGATACCCAAGATCAAACGGAGTAAATCTCACCGCTCATTATTGTCCGGGGAGATGATGCAAGATGATAATCGCGATAATCAATGGCTTTCTTCGGCGTTAATTCGTCATTGAATAGGTTGGCTTCGGGGAGTCTCGAGATTTGAGTCACCCTCGGCAAGCCCTCCTATTGATACTTCAAGCCCAGCTCATGATTATGCACGGGGAGTTGTTTGACTTTAAAATATCTTCATTTTCATTAATTGCAAATCGCATCATGACTACATACAGCTTGCCTTGCTTTTAACCAATTTCCAATagacaaacaaacaaacaaaatCCAAATAGCTGGCTATGCACGCAAATGCCAAAGAATGGTTTTCAAGTAAAAACCCAACCGCTGTGCATGGCAGACAGACAAATCCGCTAAAACTGAGCTTCCACCAACAAATTTCCTAGTTCATGTCTCGTAAAAAAAGTTCCTTCTCTACACATACACCCCCCTTTAAGAGTTACGGACTGAAGAGACCGCCTTGCTCTCGTACCCGTTGGCGTCGACGAACGGGAAGCGAGCTCGGCGCTCCAGGTCGTCGAGAGGGATGGTGGAGCGGATGTACCTGCGGCAGCCGGCGTTAGCACGTCTTCAACTTTGCGGGTGATGTGATCGATGTGGCTTGGACTGCATGTAGGGGGGGGGGGTAAGGCAGCACTTacttcttcttgccgtcaTCGACAGGGTCAAAGTCCCAGCTGGTGaactcgccctccttgaggGCGTCCCACACGATCCGCCGTGTGCGCTGAGAAGTAAACACCTTTTCTGTGATGGCGTCAAAGTCCCACCGGGCGTGTGCTTCGGCCTCAAACTTGAGGATGGCatccttggcttcctcctcctcgggggtCTTGGGCAGGATCTTCTTGAATCGGGCCAGGTTGTCCAGTTCCTTGGGGTCTCGGGCCAAGTTGTAGAGTTGGGGCTCATCAGCCGGGCAGGTGATGTACTTCCAGTCACCTCGTCGAATCATCATAATGGGACGAACGGTGCCCTCGCCAGTGTACTCAGCAATGACAGTGTCGTGGCCTTCGCGGCCCTCAAGGTGAGGCAGCATGCTGATTCCGTCCATGGGGAGGTAGGGTGCCGGCTTGGTTCCAACCAGGTCGCAGATCGTAGGCAGGAGATCAAGAGTCGACACGTTCTGGGTAACACGGTGGGGAGCGAAGCGCTTGGGGTAGTTGATCAACATGGGAACGCGGACGGACGACTCAAAGTAGCTCATCTTGTACCAGAGGCCACGCTCACCAAGCATGTCCCCGTGGTCGCCGCTGAAGATGACAATGGTGTTTTCAGCCAGGCCAGCGTCCTCGAGAGTCTCAAGCAGTCTGCCAATGCAGTCATCGACGTAGCTCACAGAGCCATAGTAAGCTCGCTTGGCTCGCTTGATCTGCTCATCGGTAAAGTTCTGGTCCCAAAGATCGCAGACCTTGAGAAGTCGCTTGCTGTGGGGGTCCTGGTCCTCCTTGGCAACCTTGACCTCGGGCAGGGCAATGTCGACGTCCTCGTACAAGTTCCAGTacttcttggtgatggtgtaaGGGTCGTGGGGGTGGGTGAGAGAAACGGTCAAGCAGAATGGTCGCTTCTTGGGGCCCTCACGAACGTGGTCCCACAGGTACTGAGTGCTCTTGAACATGACCTCCTCGTCATAGTCGAGCTGGTTGCTTCGGCCGCAAGGACCGGCCTGGAGGATAGAGCTGGCATTGTGATACCACTCGAGCCTGGTGTCAGGCTCGTCCCAGTTGACGGCCCAACCAAAGTCGGCAGGGTAGATGTCACTGGTCAGACGCTGCTCATAACCGTGGAGCTGGTCACCAATAAAGTGCATCTTGCCAGCAAGAGCAGTGTGGTAACCCTTGGCTCGCAGGTAGTGGGCATAAGTGGGAACATCGGAGCCGATCTGGGCGGCGTTGTCGTAGGCACCAATCTTCATGGGCAGCTGGCCACTGATCAAACTCATGCGCGAGGGGGCGCAGAGGGGTGATGGGCAGTACGCAGAGTCGAACTGGACTGAAGTGGAAGCAAGACGGTCGAGGTTGGGTGTCTTGATCTGGGAGTTGGGGTTGTACATCTTGAGCTGGGGAGCGGCCAGCTGgtcggccatgatgaagagaaTGTTGGGTCTCTCGGCATCAGGGGAGAGGTGAGGAGCCGCAGAGGTCTCCCCGTTAGAGGGGGGGAGGGAGTTAAGATCAGGGGCCATTGTGAGATTCAAAGCTCAGTCTGTATATATGGCTGTGTGATGTTGGGAAGTGCTGGTGAAGGAACTGTTGGCGGTCTTGATGTTGCTGGTGTTGTCTTTGGACAAAGGGTTGATGACAATGGTAGGGGGGTATCGAGGGATGTTTGTATGTGAAGAGGGTTAAGGATTATGATGTTGGAGGTGAGTCAGGCCGGCAGGAGGAAGGGGATGGCTTGATAAATGTATGGCGTGCTGGCGAAGACGGGTAGATAGATCGAGTCAAGCTTCTACACGTCTCGTGAGATTCGATGCGGAGATCTACTAGCTTAGTCGTCTCTTCGTATCCTTGTCCGTCTTGTTGCCGCTCAGACAAGACAAAGTGGGATCCGGATGGACAAGTCAAGGATCAATGGGGCCGAGAGGGCGCAGCACGACTTGTTGTTGGACTGGACTGTACGGCACACGCGGAAgcactgcactgcacagGATAGGATCAAGACTATGACGGacgagcaagcaagcaagcgcGCTCCGTACGAACAGATACTGTCTCGATGTATGTACACGGGGACAGCGTGAGATGCAGGGGTAAGCAGagtggaggaagatggggTAGAGGCTGGATCTGTGTGAGGGTTTGTGTGGGTGAGAGCTCGAGATGGGATGAAATCCTGGTAAGAGACGACGAGACAAGCAGCAAATTCCCCGACTAGGTAGGCCAAAAAAGGGAAGGCAACCGGTGAGGTGATTGACGCCACAAGTTTTGCAATGGGCACGAGTGGGAACATGGTCGCCCTTTTATCTTTGGAGCTGGGGGGTCTCCGATTGTTCCATCAGTCTTCTCTTGGACCGGAAGCAAAGCTGGGGCGTGGTGTGTAAAGCGGCTCACGACGGCGGTGGAGGACGGACAGACGACCCCTGCTCGGCAGACGATATCACTGTTGGGTCCATGATGGGTGGCAGGGGTGCGTAGCCAGGGGTTATTCCAATAAGCCATGTTGCAAGTTCGATCACGCAAGAAGACGAGCGCGCTAGGGCATGGCAAAGGGGCGTGTGTGTGAGGcaatgatggagatggggaaAATTGGAGCCTGTGGAAGCTGGGGGAGATGAGAGCTGGATATGCACTGAACGGGGCGTATCAAAGGCTGTCCGAGTTCGGGGTGGCCCTCGATAGTGCATAATTTATTTCTGAGGCCAGCCTCTCCCACCGTCAATCAACACGAGCTTAGACTGACTGTCACGAGGATCATGATGAACACACCACGAGTGCCAGAGCACTGTTTGGGCGAGGACTCTGTTGTTATTGTCATCTCCGGAGGTCACCATCATGCACGCCTTCTCCGGAGCCGCAAGGGATGGATGCCCGGTTCTACCCACCATCACTCCCTTGATGAGCCCGGCGTTCGGCTCCCAAGTCCGTGAATGCCGTGTCTGggagattaaaaaaaaccacATCACATGGCCATCCTTTGTTATccttgctcctcctcctcctcctccatctcaagTCTGTCTTTTTTTTGATACGGCGGTATGTAGATATCCGTGGCACATGTCCGGTTGCGCTACCGTAGTGCGCGGCCGCAGAGTTAGACATCCCTCCACGGATCCCTCTGACCTCTGTGTCCATATCTCACAAGCCCCCGGACCTCGATAGTGTAAAGTCTTGTTAAGCGCCAAACAAACACTGCGCTTGATGGCTGCGTCTCGGATTCGTGTGCTGAAGGATGCAGGGATTCAGGGCTGAGCGACTACTCAATTCGGCCAGCGGCAAGTCGCGATTGGTCAGCGCCTCGCTCGCCAATCCCTCCCCGGTCAAGCCCACAAAGATTGACAGCCCCTCCATCTTACACGGTCCATCTGCCATGTTCCATCCAACCCTCCATCAGCCATCCAAGTCGAGAAGCCACGTCTTTCCCACTCGTTCCGGCCATTGACTAGaatcagcatcatcatcatacaTCATGTTTACTGGCGCTGTTCGGAGATCAGATAAATCTGACCAAGCCATAACGAGAGTCTAGCTAAAGATGTCGTCAGAGAGCGAGTCGATCCAAAGCTTGGCTGTGTTGAGCCTCGTCAAGTCCTGGCTTCGTCAGCCTCGACAGGCAGCTCCAACACGTCCGAGAAAGATTGCATCCTGCGTGGGCATAATACTCAACTGCATGCCGTTGCATGGGTTGGTCAAGGTGCAGAATCTGCGCCATGAGCAACAGGCATCAGCAGCAACCGCCAAGGTCACAACCTCGCTCTCGATTCATCACATGGACACCGATCTCTGTTGACCTGGGCTTCGGGGATCTCCTTCTCTTACGCATCGGCGACTCCATCGTGATGCATCCAGCTTCAGCATTGGCACATACATACAGTGCCCGCCTCAGCTCAAACATGATGGCGTCGCTGctggtgtt
This region includes:
- a CDS encoding CENP-V/GFA domain-containing protein, translating into MEARCQCGSVSFKTPLPQPLALYICHCSACRRQTGSAFGTSAIFPRFNLPETDQLSCYSRPTESGHQLYCYFCRNCGTRLIHSTPTKNVVSVKGGCLEGLDWKRAIHIWTKSAMVPIPEGSETHSEESGYTDYGTTQEDLDQPGDLVGSGGCNDPPKKSEDAVVGGCDLSG
- a CDS encoding Mediator of RNA polymerase II transcription subunit 8 encodes the protein MDESRTHTLDDDELKVLEQTLSKLAQLSSSIQSLKADLMRSNPLPPASSLQASTQILQRNLQTVLDSLNENSELFNRMAIHPSPNYPGRTQENVLTQLLRKKLEPDVEELVIEGREVARLATPEGINDLQDIWHELRQWTIDRVTAYVRDEASDVYTAEERAAGVENVRTGLRRDLEDEDEDEDEEEDDDDGTAQQKVRGAEPETLLWFAARGDFEVPRNVEYERKRDVYKGLQGINASPFDMPAQGM